The genomic interval GATATAAAGTAATTGTCAGTAGAAGCAAAACGTTTCACCGCTGTAGTACATTCCGCTTTCAGAATTCTTTCTATAGGAAACACTATATTAGAAAAGGTAGTAAAACCGGTGAGAGACAACTCATAGAAGACCTgcctttttaaataacaaaatcaagttagtctttttatttaaaagaagttaATTGGAAGTACATTCACTGCTGTATTTTGTTTCTCAAAGTTAGCAGAAaccaaatatttcaaaaagtgaAGTGTTTTGTGAATCAGTTTAATACAGCTATTTTATATATGGTTTTCTCTCTTAGTGAAAGTTTTAGTTCACTTAGGCAAACAGTTATTGTTATCATCTGTCAGGTGCTGTTGTTTCCAGTTTCtttaaattgtgatttttttggtaGATTTGGGAGCACTTAATGAAGAAATTGGGGTGATGGGAGCGGGGAAAAAGCTGAACAGTAGAGGTGGTCGTTGATTTTGCTTGACTTGGGATATGATGATAGCCCGCTGTCTTTTGAGCTTCACAGCATCCCTCTGCCTGATGTGACAGACAGGTTTGTCAAAACATTCGTGTAAGGCAGCTTTCCATCTTGTGTTATGAAGAGCTTTAAGGAGTAAATTCGTATTACAGTTACAGTGGCTCTTTTATCTGTTTTCATGAACAcgtgtaacaattttttttttttttttgcagctaatCCGTATGATCTTGAGGCAATCCTTCGAAGTGTTGAAAAGAAATGAATGGGATGAAAGGTAAGTAGATTTCTGAGTGTTAAGGAAGATGCACAATTTACCtctatgaaatatattttcatttagtgTACCCTTTTTTTCCATGGATGGTGCTGTCAGGAGGTCTTAACACAAAGGTTTATTTGCTGTCTGGATCATCGCTTATGCTGTCTAGTTTGAAAAGAAAGTAGATATTACACTTTATTAAATTAAACTACAATTGATAACTCTTATGTTCACCTAAGCAGTTAAGTGTGTGTTTCACAGTAAGGAATTTGAGAAAGTAATTTACAACCTGAACATGGGAGTTTGTAATGTGGTATTCCAAGGAGTCTTGAAATCTGAGATCCCCAAATGTATAATGGGTATTGCCAGGTCTTAGTGACTTAGCTAGGAGAACTAGCAGCGGTATATCATCTGTAGGCAGCTTAGACAGCAAATCTAGAACGTACAGAGAAGGAATATTTTGTGGTTGTATTGTTTTTTTGGTCAGCTGTGACTTGGGTATTTTACTGTGCTTAATCATGGTGACTTACGCTTTGATAAGACAGAACTAGGAGTTGCTCCTTCATTGTAAACTGGCTTCCTATTAGTTATGTATGTCAGTGGTTTTGTTTGCATCTCTTCCACATCCTATCAAATAGAAAGCAACTGCAATCTTACTGCTCTGTCTAGAGCTCTGGTACTATTTGTAAGCTTGATCATTTTAAACTGATGAAGCGATTTaagtcttttttaattaaaaagtgctTGATAACCTAGTGGCAAGGTTATTCCTTTCTTGCCTTTTAGGATGTGAAATGCGTATAAGCTTATTTTCGTGGAGACAAAAAGGACTGCAAAGTTGAAGTATATGCCATCCCCTCTGTTCTACTTTAATTTTGCATTCTTTGAATCATGCTCCAAGATATCAGAAAGAATCAGGCCTGTGACACGTTAACTTTGCAGATTCTTTAGAACATATGTTCACAACCGGACCTTCCCATGGCTAAAACACATCTTGTGTTTAGGCCTAACACGCTGTATGGGACCTATCCATTTTTAAACACCGAGTCTGCCTTGCACAAACCACTTCACGCTTGTGAAATGTAGCAACTTCATTCTTGCCCATTACGTTCTTATATGTCTCTTCTATATGCCTTGGACAACAACCTACAGACTTCCCTTTTCTGCGTCTTCCTTGGCCCAGCCAACACAAGTCAGCGCTCAGCTGAGAGGGGccacgaagatgattaagggactggagcatctctcatatgaggagaggctgagagagctgagcttGTTCAACCTGGCGAGAAGGTTTAATGGGGATCTTAgcagtgtttataaatatctgatgtgaggatgtcaagagaatggggccaggcccttttcagtggtgcccagtgacagggtgaaaggcaatgggcacaaactgaagcacagaaaattccatctgaacataagaaaaacttcattgtgagggtgattgaacgctgcaacaggttgcccagagaggctgtgaaatctctaaccttggaaatactgaaaatccaactggacacagtcctgggcaacctgcttggTCAGGcggttggaccagacgatctccagaggtccctttcaaccccaaatattttgtgattctgtgggaGATGTCTGGTTCTTCAGTATACATTTGCTCCTCACATGACATTTCCAACTCTGCCAACTTACTCAAATTATTTCCTCTGTCATATGTGGCTCTGTGTTACTAGGTGAGTACAGGCAGAGTGCATGCAAATAAACTGGTGAAAGTACAGCCGCCTGCCTCTCTGTTGTTGAAGTTTTGCTGTGGTCCCAAGGAGTCCTTTCCTGGTACTAGCACTGGCTCCATCGTGCTACGCATTGAGGTTGTGATGTATTTTAAAGTGGCTTTGTATAATGTCATATTCTTTTGAAGAGCCCAGTGCAGATGCATTTGCTTTTCCTATAAGGGCCTGAGGTACACACAACTTAAGTTCTCTGTTAACCAGGTTGTTGGGCGTTTCATTTATTGGCTCTTTTTCTAAGTAGTCTGTTCATATCCATGTGCTATCACACAGTTTTCCATCTCCTTTGAATCATCAACGGTAATTGCCCTGGCTTCTTAGTGTTCTATTAAatactcttccttccttttccatctgtcctcttctcctttttGTCCTGCTCTTTGAGACACTCCGTCTGGAGAGCTCTGATCTCTGACAGGGgctcacaggatcacagaatggtttaggttggaagggacctctggagatcatctagtccaacccccctgctcaagcagcgtcatcTAAAGcgtgttgcacaggatcgcatccaggtgcattttgagtatctccagggaaggagactccccaacctctctgggcaacctatgccagtgctctgtcaccctcacagtcaagaagtttgtcctcaggttcagatggaacttcctgtggttcagtttgtgcctgttgcctcttttcctgtcactaggcaccacggagaagagtctggccccatcctcttgacactcccccttcagatacttgtgcacatttatgagatcgcctctcagtcttctcttctccaggctgaacaggtccagctctcgcagcctttcttcacgggagagatgctccagtcccctcatcctctttgtagccctccgctggactctctcctggagtgccatgtctctcttgtcctggggagcccagaacaggacacagcactccaggtgaggcccccccagggctgagtagaggggcaggatcccctccctcgacctgctggcaacactctgcctcatgcaccccaggataccgttggctttcttggccacaggggcacattacTGGCTCCTATGGCTCTGGCCTCCTCTAATCTGGCTTCAGTGGAAGGATGGCCTGGAGCTCCTGGACCATGTTAGGAGGCAATGTGGGAAGAGAGAAATCATGGTTCCTTTCTTTGCAGCATCAGGCAGCTCAGGAGCTGCCTTCCCTTCCCAGGTGGAGCCTAACAGTAGCCTAGTGTGtcttctgtttttgttctcttttaaaatgcttttgaagaaGCAAGTGTTAAAGTAAAATTGAAATTATCTTTATGTTTCTGGAATGCTTTAAATTCTCTGTGGAAGTGGAACTTGGGTTCTGGGCAAAATTGCAGGGAGCCCTTGCTGAATGCAAGGGAAGGAAGCATGGAATATGCAAAGCTTTACTTTCCTGAAAGATTGCAAGGCTAGTTCtcatagaaagaaaagaaaaaaaaaatcacatgtgcTGCTTAAACTTACAGGATATGAGTGCTGGTTAGATGCAGCAATGACAGCGTGTCTCTTTGAGCCATGTGGTTCCAGCAACAAGATATGTTAGTGGAGAAGGAGTTACTGAACAGAGCTGCAGTCATGCTGTATTTGCATGGCTCAGTCGCTTCTGGTTCAAGCTACTGGGATGCTGATTTTGTACTCCGGACCTAGCCCTCAGTACGTTATTTAATGCAACTGCTTTGTTCTGTGGAACAGTGGGTAACGTGCTTTAACAAAGGTAAAGCCTGCGCAGTTGAAACGAGTTTGAGAAGGATTGGTATTAAACTTAACTTCTGGATGTGTGCCAGAAAAATCATCTCTTAAAGTGGGAGGGTGGAGGGTGCTGCCCATCCAGATGAATGGGGCGGCTGTGTCTTCAGGAATGCTCTGCTCAAATGGCAAAAGCCTTTTTGCCTGCTTGTCAGTTATATGGCACAATTAAGTTGAGTCCAAATTAAGGTGTGAATTTTAAAACCATGCAACTTCAACTTAGCAGATTTCCTGTGTAAAAAGTTGTTTTGAGTGGCTTGTCCGATGTTACGAATTCATCTAGACTGTGGGGAGTTCTGACTGGATGagtagaatatttttttaaagatgtgaaaATTGGTAGCTGAGTTTGTCTGAACCTTGCCTTTATTTCTTATAGGTGGTGTACAGCCATCTTAAGGAACTGGTAAAAGTAAATGACTTGACTCTGTGTTTAAAGCAAACAGAGCCTTGGCAATTGAAGTGaacaatttgacttttttttttcctccccagtttGATTGAACCATTCCTGCAGCTGCTAATGAAAGAAGTTATGGACCCAGACAGCGATGCTCCCAGTGGGATAAAGTTCCATTTCATTGATATCTACCTGGAAGAATTGTCTAAAGTTGGCGCAAAGGAGGTTAGAACACACATTGTAATTCTGTTTCTTGATCCTCTTCACTTAGATGTGGCATGCATCATATtggaagaaatataatttttgcATCATGTACATTAAACAGTTGTAAACACAACATAACTTTGGATGAGCATGAAGAAAGTGACTTATTACAATTTATGCTTTGACTTTTGTCTGTGTCTGCTTTTTAAGTGTATGTCTTAGCTTAGACAGTGAGAATATAGTAGTTTCCCTTAGGTTTGTGAGCATGGGTATGCTGATCCAAGTTCAGGTTGGAAATAGAAAAGTTTTATCGTTCTCACTTGTTTGTGTCAATAAAGGGCTCagtctcttttcctttgtgtgAACATGTTTGCCAGTCTTtgcttttgtggatttttttccttcaaaatactgACATCAAGCCTGCTCTTGGCTGATGCTAAATAGAGGGAGAAAGTGAGCTTTCAATATCTGCTCATTGTTGCTTCGATCTGTGCACTGAGCAAGTTACCTCTCATTCAGATACTTATTTTGCTGATGCGAAGATCTCAGTGCCTTTCGTCTTTCTCTGTTTTGGATTGCCATCTTTTCCTGTAAAATAGTTGCCCTTGATTTTGGCTGACCTTACAATGTGGCAGAGTTTTGCAGCTGATAGCCTGTTGCTGCAGCTGTAACTGCTGAATTTCTTCCAGAGAGTATTTATTCTGTTACTCCACTAGAGTGAGCTATCTGCTGCCCGACGCGTGCATAGGTTCAGGCTTCTGCTTGTTTCTCTTCAGTTGTCTCTAAGAGATTGGGGCTGCCAACACATCTCCTAGCAGTTGATGAAATCTCGAGCAGGAACTGCTGGCAGTTTTCCATTTGTGTTCTTTGCAGTCATTACTGCAAGTGGTCCTGCCCTGCAGTTTTTGTGGTTATGGAGTGTGGGGGAAAAGATGTCTGCACAAAAGAAGTGTCTGTACTTGGAACCCTGATAGCTTCTGCAGCCTTGTAGTAATAGAAGTTTTATGCCACGACTAAGCCACTTAGAATGATCCAGGGAATTTAGTCCCCCAGGCTATTTCGAAATCCCAGCCTATGCTCATAAGTTGAGTTTAGGGAAGGATCTTTAGTACTACTGTAGCTGACAGTGGTTTTGGTCCAAGTTGGCAGGGTAAGAGAAACCCAGATCTTATTCACAGCTGTGCTACAGGCCTTCTTTGTGAAAGAGAACCActttatttaactttttcctgCCTCCCTTGTCCGTATCTCAGATAAGAAGCCTCATTATATTTCTGTACTCTGGAAGTGAAAGTTTGCAAAACAGTCAGCATTTTATAGTGCTTCCAGGGAAGATCTGGAAGGTGCAGTAAGAGTGGTAAGCAAAAGTCACTGGATACTCATGTCAGTTGGAATGAGACAGTATGCTGAAAGATGTTGACGTAACTTCTTAGAGAAGATCCTCTTACACCAAATCTTCAAGGAATTCGAGTGGACGTGTAATATTTATGgtattcattgttttttttctttctaatcatATAGCTCACAGCTGACCAGAATCTCAAGTTCATTGAACCTTTCTGCAAAATTGCTGCCAAATCAAAGGAGTAAGTTTACTGAAAGGGTAAATATTCCTAAGAATTAAGAAGTTCTGCACGTACCTCTCCACATGCTAATAAATGGACTGAAGAAAAGCCGTAGTATAACATCATAATGTAGAGAAAGAAGGAGGTTCTAATAACTATGTGAACAATCATTTCAAGATAACTTTTGCTTATCAAAGCTATAGATAAACTTTGTAGATTTATAAGAACCTTATTAACCTCTACTGGTTTGATTTATTTCTTCTAATGTGCATAGAACAGCTGAGCTGGTTAGTGTCTCTGTTATTgcagctgtaattcagagcagcctGTAACACAGTGAAACTTGAGAGGGGAACATGGGCAGAACCACTGCTCAGCAATGATTATTTGTATTTAAAGGACTGCTGCGTAGAATGTAACAAGTTCACTTTCCTCATGTGGAAAAGTAGATGgtctcccccttccttccttctttcccactTTCCCTATGTCCCTGAAACATCCAGTTTTTAAATGTGAGGAGGGAGGGTGCGTGTGTTTCTTCCTTTCTACTCTCATCCCCGTTCTCCTGTAACACAGCCATCGCCTGATGCATGCTGTGGCCAGTGGTATCTTTGAGGTCATTGTAGATCAGTCACCCTATGCCATTGAGGACCTAATGAAAGAATTGAGTAGCAACAGTGATGAGGAAGATCTGTCTGAAGAAGACGAACAGGGAAATGAAGAGGTGCTTACAACCAAAGGTGAGGAGGAAGTGATAGGAAATGAACAGGAGCTTTTTAAATGGCCTTGTTTCTATTGGGCGGGATTCAAAAATCTATTCCGtctcttaaagaaagaaaaatttcttctctGAACCAGCCAAGCACATGTTCGAGGCAGCGTAGGGacagctatatttttttttcttttcctctcaggtGTATTCAAACAAAGTGAGTTCACAAGAACACGTTACAAAAGTCATAGTGGTGTCTATAAAGCCAGACTGCTTTCTGTAGCAGTGCTAGATAATCCAGTCTGGCTTCTGGCTCTCAGATATCCAAgactttaaacaaatgtttttggCTCTCTGTCAGAGTAGAAAAATGGGCTGGACAGGAGGGTTATCAATCCTGATGTATTCTGGCACGGATGCAGTAATTTTGAAGACCCCCGGATAATGCCACAGTTGTGTATTGTATAACGGTCCTGAAAATTGTTCTCAGTTTAATGGTGACATAAATTAGCTAAAAGTCTTGCCTCAAGAGATAGCATGAAGAAAAATCCCCTGATGTTCTGCCTGTCAGAGAATAGTGCTATCTCCGTTCCTACAAACTCAGCATTAAAATTCAGTCTTTATTTTATAATAGCAGACAGAAGTTCGTCGAGAAAATCGGCACAGAGCTCTGAAAATTCAGAGGATGTTTATGAAAATGCTGATGACAGTATTGGGCCTGTTCTTCAGgtttgtggcttgctttctttatTAATGTACtcgttctcttttcttttttctgtcacttTCACAAGATACAGAAATAAAGGGTGTTAATCAGACAATAAGATAGATAACACTATGAAAATTTCATCTTCTTCTGCCTTAGTATAAGGTAGTATTTATGTAATGTGTTCCTTGTGACTagtttataagaaaataaatccaTGTCTAAAttctaatttcttctttcttcctccataCCTTTCCCCACCCCCAACCATTCCTTCCTGTTTACAGAAGTTCAAAAACATGTGACAAAAGCCAAATCACGCTCTGGGTGGGCCAGCAGTTAGCATAAGGTTTTTGACAATAGGAGCAGAAGTAGCGTGTGGTGGCACGCACAGGAGAGAGAGCAACGCATTGTAACTTGTATCTTCTGGATCCACCTACAGTGCAGTGGAGTGTTTTTGAGGGATCCACTGAGCAAGCATATATTCAAGCAGATATGCTTCAGCTTTCTTCTGTGGCTTCTAAGCAAGAGTTAGGTCGTAATATACTTTAAATTTGGCATTTAACTAAATATTTGGGAGAGTTTTGATGTTGACTGGCTTCTCTGTTGAATGAGAATTCAAGTTAGGAGCGTTTGGGAAAGTGATAGTGAATTCCACGGTTCTGTTAAATGAAGTAACCATCTGTAAAAGTCAGTATGTATTTGTGAAAGGGATGTACATTTTGGCAGAAAACAAGTATGGTGGGTTTAAAGGAAGTAGAATTATCAACATATAGATGCTACTTGAGATGTTTATAACATCAGTTGCATCGCATTCTCTTGCATGATAAGCTAACTAAGAAAAGCCATATCATACTTTCCTCCAACAGTTTGATTATAAAGCTGTTGCTGACAAACTCTTTGAATTGGCGAGCAAGAAAAATACACCTGCCTTTAACAGAAAGCGTCTGTACAAGCTGGTCAAAAAGTGAGTTATTTTGAAATACACCTTGCATGTGCTAGCTTGTCCTCAACAGCATTGACTTCATTTTCTGCCCGTCGTCTCTTGTCCTAGTAATGTCAGGGAGTTTGCGAGAAGCTTTTTGGCCGTATTCCAGCTATTAACTGTCCAGTATGTTTGCTTAAAAGTAAGCGTTCCCTGTGAGGACAAGCTCTCTATCCTAGAATTTTGCAGATCTGATATGGGTACCTTTTTCTGTGGAATTCTGGAAGCAATGCCAATTTTAGGTTTTTGTTCCACGCACTGAGAACCATTTTGTCCTATCTACTTACAAATGTTTGAAAATAAACTAGCCTCTGTGTCTTCAACAGACAAGCCACACTTGCTGCCTTCCATGGGAGCAAGGTACTGTTGACTGTAGTATGTGGTGCATGATAACTGCTAGGGAGCTCAAGTACAGGTGGTATTGGGGCAGGCTTATCTCACAGCCCTGGATAACATGCATATGGTATCTGTAGCCTGTGCTACTGCTGCTTATTGTTACTAGACACTGCAGCTAGCTCACGTATATGTACACTGGGTAGATTTGTACCTCAGGATGCAACCTGAGACTGTGTGTGACACAAATTGCAGATAGGAGAGAAGTGTTGAACTACTCTTTTCTCAAGACTGTTTCAGTGGTTTGAGTTGAGCTTTTGGGTTTTTGAGGCAGATCTCTCCTGGGATGAGCTCCTTATAACTTCCTGGGTAAAATGTATTGTTGCTGTTTTGACAAAAGTACAAGTAGTACAGTGGCACTGTGCTGCTAATGTTGTAATTGTTTCTAAAGCAGTAatactgttctgttttttcttctctctccggccctgcctccaggttcCAGGATTTAGCAGAAGGTAAGGACTGAGCATCCTAAAGAGACAATAGTTTCTTTCTGTTAACGGATACGTAATGCTCTCTGTACAATGTCTATTGCAAATGTCGTCGTCGTTGTTTTTAACATGTATTCTGAGGAGATCAGGGTCTGTTTTCCAAACCTCATTAAGACACATCTTGCACATTTTTGTGGGGGTGGTCAGATTCCCTTCACAATTCAAGGTACCCTGTACTTCGCCCTTAAAAGACTGATGAttgtttttacttaaaaacaCTGATCAGGAATCACTCCTGTTAGTTTCTACTAGGTTGAATGGGGAGTTGATTTTCTTTCTGAGAGTTGTGCTGTAGACGAACAGCAATATAGAAAATACCATTGGTTTTCAGatatcctctcctttctcctcaacAGGAATCTTCCCCCAAGATTTCCCTGAAGATGTTTCTACAGATGAAGATGATGATACATTCAGTAGGGGAAGGCGAAAGAGAAAAACTGTCAAGCCTTTGGAGAAAAACAAGTTGGAAAAAGTAAAAGGTAAGACAAGACCGATCTTTCAAGAGAGGCGATCTGCAACCACTTGCGTCATTTGGCAGTGTATCAGATGTCAACTATTTTAAAGAAGGCATAACCTGTTATTCAGGATGTGCTGATTTGTGTCACATAGCAGTGAAGGTGGAACATAAAATTAAGGTCTCTTTGAAAGTGGTGGAAATCTTGTCACTGACTTTGAGGCGAGAATCACCTCAGAAATAGCAGTCAAAGGCAGAATTGGAAGCAGTTGTTTGCATTACCTCACCAAGCAATTCCATATACTATAGGTAAACAGAAACATGTCAGTCTCCTTGAAATAGGGTTACTATTATAATGTAGGAATTTGGGAGTGTTTCTGGAAAAGTGGCTCAGAAAAGAGTTACTGAGAAGCACGTGCAAGGGTCTCTAGTATCATGGCTTTTACTGCCATAGCGTGAGCCTAGTCATACCCAAAATATCTCACAAAACTACTGAATACCTGAGTTGCCCTTCTGATTGGCTTAACAAGTTGATAATAACAGCTTTTTTGCAACAGTATCACTGTACAAAATAAGGCTACCCAAGGGTGTGGCTTAGATGTCAGCTGTGACGAGGTAAGATGAGCAAAATATGAATAAGGCCAAGGTTTGGGGGGAATGCACAGTTCTTGCCTGCTGTGGTAGTAAAACTGTTGCATTGGCTGATAGTGGGAAAATGgtacatcaatttaaaaaaaaaaaagaatagtactCAATTGCTGCAAGTATCTTTGTCTTTACATCTGCATTACATGATGTTCTTTTTTGATGTGGGTTCAGAGAAGGATGAAAAAGAGACATTAAGTGCAAAGGAGGCATCAGTTccccagaagaagagaaaaaaaaggaagaagagagacagtCCAAGCGCTGATTCTAGCACAGCTGacagaaattgtgaggaggggATGACTGAAACATCTGGATCTAACATTTCCAACCGGTTGCCAGCaaataacaagagaaggaagaaaaagaagtcccTAGTAAATGAGGCAAATGAGACCAGAAACATAGCAACTGAGACCAGAGATGATCGTGATATCTCTGCGCAGGACACTCCAACTGACACAGATCAGAATAAAAAGATTCAGTTGAAGAAAACGAATGCAAAAGCGCAGAATGTTCCTGTAAAGCCAGTGTGTCAAAATGGACCAGCTAATGCCAGTGAGGCAGAGGATGCCAGCCCATCTGTCACACTGTTAACTCCTAaggttaagaaaaagaaacagaaagcagggATTGTCTTAACGAATGGTGATATCCTGTTGCAGCAGACTGACGTGAAATCTGACAAGGAGAGCTTGCGGGGGACCCTGTCAGGAGATGCAGACTCTGAATCTGCACCCTCTGGAAAGGTCAAATTGAAGCAAAAGACAGCACTGGGTGGTTTAGAAGGGACCAAGGTCTCCAGCCAGAAAGCAGCAAccctgaaaaagaagagaaaagtaaaagagGTGCTAAGCTCTGTCGAAGCCAATGGAAGTCTTGAGACTGCATGCAAGAAAAGCAGGAAGGGGGTAAGTAGATAGGTctgatttttctctgcctttctatGAACTGCCAGGCCAGTTTTCAAATTTGGCTTTAGCTTTGTGAGTAGGAGGCTTCATGAGCCGGTTGTGTGCTGATGTTATCCTGCGCTGTGGCCAGAAAAATGGACTCTCAGCTCCCCAGAAGTCCACGCCCAAAGCCACATTTCTACACCTTCCTGTGCATGTGCCAGCTGTTCAGCCAAAAGAGCTCATCTAGCTGAAACAATGgttgggggatttttttcctgggttaatttttcatttttattagatCTCTTACTGAGCTCGCTGCCTGTTCACAAGGGGCATGTTTTGGCAAAAAGATGGGAATGGGAAGATGGAACATCAGTTGctccttttcagcagcagcacagacttaGATTAGTATAAGTGCCTTGTGAAATTACCTCTGTAATTTAAATAGTGGTTTCTCTCACTAGCTCACTTCTCCCTCTTCAGGGAACTATTAATGCTGTCTGAGGGAAGTATTTGGGTGAAGAGGGAACAAAGAATACGGTATGGTGACATTAAGTCGTTGCATGCTCACTTTTATGAATGTTCCAAATTCTTAGAAAGACCATACTTTTATCTATGAAGCTCTGATTGTAGTGTTCTTCATAAATTAATGACTTGAAGTTTGGGAGTAAGCTATGATTTTTCCCCCATCTACCTACCATCCTCATTTTCTTCTTGGcaatgagaagcagcagcttggTTTCGCTCAGCAATTTGTGCATCCGGAAAACGTTTTGCATAGTATATTTTCGTAGAGTGTCTGAGATAGTGCAGGggttctttcctttcctgtcacTGAAATTCTTTTAGTTGTACATTTTCAGTGTACATATTTACTGTACATTTAGGGGATCAGTTATTCTTGGAAGTCTTGCTGACGTTCTCATGTTGGTGCAAAGAAATTGCATACAGCATAAATGAAATGCTATGTATAAAACATCTCAATCTTCCTCTGACTGAAAAGTCAGGTTGCACAAATACGTTTATGTAAGCAGCCTATCAACTCACCTCTGTTTGACTTAAGTTTAGAACTATATGGCTAGTTAAGTAGTGCAGACTCGTATATCAACCTGATATAACCGCTCCGCCCTCCAAGGGTGAAAAATGTGTTTCGAAGCATTGCTCAAAGTGGTGTTAAAACAGTTTTGTCATTCTCTAGTTTTTGATGATAAAGCACTGAGAGGGAGAAACACAGAACATTTCCCACTCCCCAGTATGCAAATAGCCTTTTTCTCACTGCAGAGCTTCCAAAGTGTGAACTGATAGTTTTGTCTCCTGTTTCCCAAATATCCCATATTGCGTATCACTTCTTTCTTTATCTGTAAAAGCTCAGTTTCTAAGAAATTATGATTATGCCATCCCCATCCCTTTTGAACCTGTTGGCCAGTTGCAGCCTAGTCTTGCAAAGATCTGTGGTAGATTCAAGATCAAGTTCCTGCAATCTTTGTGGCAAATTAGTTGTTGGCACAAATTAGCGTAGCCGCTGAGGGAAGGGCTGCTGCATGAGTCCAATAGTTGTCTGTTGGCTGGCTGGCCAGTAAGCACATCGGCTAGCAGGCCAGCCTCTCTAGGTGCAACTTCAAAGACGTTACAGGATTTGCTGCCTCTTGCCCAGTCTGGCTagctgtgcatgtgtgcatgcgcaCATATGCTTGTGCGCATGTGTGCATGCTTGTacgtgtgtgttgggggttggaGACATGGAGAAAAAGCTGGAAGTTATTTAGGTCAGAGAGTATTGGTGCAAGGAAaaaaggagcagggaggaggttAAAACATACAAATATGGAGGAAATTAGgttttgttaatttttcattGCTTGAGAAATAATGCATTTGTTTTATGTCTTGGTTTTAGTTGCATACTGTTGATGTCTTGCCCAGAAAACATGCAGGGCATGTTTTGATTCTGGATTT from Struthio camelus isolate bStrCam1 chromosome 1, bStrCam1.hap1, whole genome shotgun sequence carries:
- the RRP1B gene encoding ribosomal RNA processing protein 1 homolog B isoform X3 — its product is MPAIGGSGGGFSQEELLKIWKGLFYCMWMQDKPLLQEELANNISQLIHVIQNTEAQHLFIQTFWQTMNREWNGIDSLRLDKYYMLIRMILRQSFEVLKRNEWDESLIEPFLQLLMKEVMDPDSDAPSGIKFHFIDIYLEELSKVGAKELTADQNLKFIEPFCKIAAKSKDHRLMHAVASGIFEVIVDQSPYAIEDLMKELSSNSDEEDLSEEDEQGNEEVLTTKADRSSSRKSAQSSENSEDVYENADDSIGPVLQFDYKAVADKLFELASKKNTPAFNRKRLYKLVKKFQDLAEGIFPQDFPEDVSTDEDDDTFSRGRRKRKTVKPLEKNKLEKVKEKDEKETLSAKEASVPQKKRKKRKKRDSPSADSSTADRNCEEGMTETSGSNISNRLPANNKRRKKKKSLVNEANETRNIATETRDDRDISAQDTPTDTDQNKKIQLKKTNAKAQNVPVKPVCQNGPANASEAEDASPSVTLLTPKVKKKKQKAGIVLTNGDILLQQTDVKSDKESLRGTLSGDADSESAPSGKVKLKQKTALGGLEGTKVSSQKAATLKKKRKVKEVLSSVEANGSLETACKKSRKGETSTVLSPLKKKKAKTGSDFVKFEKSTLPKPVFFRKAKGTISSTRASMQLNKLQSSVSKKVTFGLNKNMTAEFKKTDKSILVSPEGPSRVAFNPEQKPPHGVLKSPTGTPAGGPQVKKLFTIPAKKRPTAMDFF